The following proteins are co-located in the Rippkaea orientalis PCC 8801 genome:
- a CDS encoding HTTM domain-containing protein, translating to MNKKFNFHYFYKNNLRLFKRFNFIKPQELLGLDLRSLALFRIALGLLIILDLINRAQDLKAHYTESGVFRLAALTNEFSDRWFWSLHFINSSVIFQGILFLIAGLFALALLIGYRTRLVTIISWLFLISLQNRNSMILSAADAELLLLLFWGIFLPLGAYYSVDHALNSSTKILPIKIFSGATIALILQICFIYWFAAFLKMGSEPWEQGFAVYNSLSADYIITPLGAFLRNFPNLLMVFTFVTVWLELLAPFLLFIPLKNSFFRYLAAFLFISLHLSFAMVFRLGLFPLIGVTAWLALLPSELWDYLSNKFKNPQSQQVIIYYDHQDKSSQKLLCLLRTFFVLSEIPLIPIPNNSATLQLLHSDNSWMVVNQEKNQYYGSKAIIYLARFSPFSKILVPLLKWYPLQWIGRKFFKDNRFIHTFVTPKLKFCPIKVESSWLLNCISLFLIFVVLLWNIRSLNPSKIELPKPIKEIVYALNLTQKWDMFSKPTNSTEWYVIPGQLKDGTKIDVFRDGKPIKWQKPDLKSAAFKNMRWRKYLTRLDGDKYEKHRLYYGKYLCRRWNSQHQGNQQLETFKIYYLSQKTNANGQSSKIKRNLLWEHTCFK from the coding sequence ATGAATAAAAAGTTTAATTTTCACTATTTTTATAAAAACAATCTACGCTTATTCAAGCGGTTTAATTTTATTAAACCCCAAGAATTACTGGGATTAGATTTACGTTCCCTGGCCTTATTTCGGATTGCTTTAGGATTATTAATTATCTTAGATCTAATTAATCGCGCTCAAGATCTCAAAGCCCACTATACAGAATCGGGTGTTTTTCGTTTAGCAGCACTCACTAACGAATTTTCTGATCGCTGGTTTTGGTCTTTGCATTTTATCAATAGTAGTGTTATTTTTCAAGGTATTCTCTTTTTAATTGCTGGATTATTTGCCTTAGCTTTACTTATTGGTTATCGAACTCGATTAGTGACCATTATATCCTGGTTATTTTTGATTTCGCTACAGAACCGCAATTCAATGATCCTCAGTGCAGCAGACGCGGAACTTCTTTTACTATTATTTTGGGGAATATTTCTCCCTTTAGGAGCTTATTATTCCGTTGATCATGCCCTTAATTCATCCACTAAAATTTTACCTATAAAAATCTTTTCTGGAGCAACAATAGCCTTAATATTACAAATTTGTTTTATCTACTGGTTTGCTGCTTTTTTAAAGATGGGATCTGAACCTTGGGAGCAAGGGTTTGCTGTGTATAATTCTTTGAGTGCTGATTATATAATCACGCCTTTAGGAGCATTTTTGCGTAACTTTCCCAATCTATTAATGGTTTTTACTTTTGTTACTGTTTGGTTAGAATTATTAGCTCCATTTTTATTATTTATTCCTTTGAAAAATAGTTTTTTTCGTTATCTAGCAGCCTTTCTTTTTATTTCATTACACCTCAGTTTTGCCATGGTTTTTAGACTAGGATTATTTCCCCTAATTGGGGTAACTGCTTGGTTAGCTTTGTTACCGAGTGAATTATGGGACTATCTTAGTAATAAATTTAAAAATCCTCAATCTCAGCAAGTTATAATTTACTACGATCACCAAGATAAAAGCAGTCAAAAATTATTGTGTTTATTGCGTACTTTTTTCGTTTTATCAGAAATTCCCTTAATTCCTATCCCCAATAATTCAGCAACTTTACAATTATTACACTCAGACAATTCATGGATGGTTGTTAATCAAGAAAAAAATCAATATTATGGAAGTAAAGCCATTATTTATCTTGCACGGTTTTCTCCTTTTTCAAAAATTTTAGTCCCTTTATTAAAATGGTATCCTTTACAATGGATCGGTAGAAAATTCTTTAAAGATAACCGTTTTATTCACACTTTTGTTACCCCAAAATTAAAGTTTTGTCCTATCAAAGTTGAATCATCTTGGTTGCTCAATTGTATCAGCTTATTTTTAATTTTTGTTGTACTATTATGGAATATTAGAAGTCTCAATCCGTCTAAAATAGAACTACCAAAACCGATCAAAGAAATTGTCTATGCGTTGAATTTAACCCAAAAGTGGGATATGTTTTCTAAACCCACCAATAGCACAGAATGGTATGTTATCCCTGGTCAATTGAAAGATGGTACTAAAATTGATGTTTTTCGAGATGGAAAACCGATCAAATGGCAAAAACCAGACCTCAAGTCCGCAGCATTTAAGAATATGCGATGGCGTAAATATTTGACCCGTCTTGATGGTGATAAGTATGAAAAACATCGCCTTTATTATGGTAAATATCTTTGTCGTCGCTGGAATAGTCAACATCAAGGCAATCAACAACTCGAAACATTCAAAATTTATTATCTTAGCCAAAAAACTAACGCTAACGGTCAATCTTCTAAAATAAAGCGTAATCTTTTATGGGAACACACTTGTTTTAAATAA
- a CDS encoding GNAT family N-acetyltransferase: MFSYYKDYLIRDWKESDRLDAAKVIETVLKEYGLPWQPEEADQDVLAIEQFYLAVEGEFWVVEHQSEIVGTAAYYPILKGNNAVEIRKMYLLPQVRGKGLGKYLLKALETTIKDRGYQEIFIETASLLKEAVKLYEDYGYQPITEVETKRCDRAYIKGL; the protein is encoded by the coding sequence ATGTTTAGTTACTATAAAGACTATTTAATTAGAGACTGGAAAGAAAGCGATCGCCTTGATGCTGCTAAGGTTATTGAAACGGTATTAAAGGAGTATGGTTTACCGTGGCAACCCGAAGAAGCAGATCAAGATGTCTTAGCAATAGAACAGTTTTATTTAGCTGTGGAAGGAGAATTTTGGGTCGTTGAACATCAAAGTGAAATTGTGGGAACGGCTGCTTATTATCCTATCCTAAAAGGTAACAATGCTGTCGAAATTCGCAAAATGTATTTATTACCTCAAGTCAGGGGAAAAGGGTTAGGAAAATATCTTTTAAAAGCATTAGAAACAACCATTAAAGATCGAGGGTATCAAGAAATTTTTATCGAAACAGCCAGTCTTCTGAAAGAAGCGGTTAAATTATATGAAGATTATGGCTATCAACCAATAACAGAAGTCGAGACAAAACGTTGCGATCGCGCTTATATTAAAGGGTTATAG